In one Diceros bicornis minor isolate mBicDic1 chromosome 2, mDicBic1.mat.cur, whole genome shotgun sequence genomic region, the following are encoded:
- the ACY1 gene encoding aminoacylase-1 isoform X4, with the protein MASKGPEGEHPSVTLFRQYLRIRTVHPEPDYGAVVAFLEERAHQLGLGCQKVEVAPGRVVTVLTWPGTNPRLSSLLLNSHTDVVPVFKEHWSHDPFEAFKDAEGYIYARGAQDMKCVSIQYLEAVRRLKVEGHHFPRTIHMTFVPDEEIGGHGGMELFVQRPEFQALRAGFALDEGLANPTDAFTVYYSERSIWWVRVTSTGKPGHASLFTEDTAAEKLAFEEQLQSWCQAAGEGVTFEFVQKFTEPRVTSTDDSDPWWAAFSGVFKDMNLTLEPEIFPAATDSRYLRKVGVPALGFSPMNCTPRLLHDHDERLHEAVFLCGVDIYTRLLPALASVPALPSDS; encoded by the exons GGGCTGTGGTGGCCTTCCTTGAGGAGAGAGCCCACCAGCTGGGCCTGGGCTGTCAGAAAGTGGAG GTGGCACCTGGCCGTGTGGTGACTGTGCTGACCTGGCCAGGCACCAACCCCAGACTCTCCTCCCTCTTGCTCAATTCCCACACAGATGTGGTGCCTGTCTTCAAG GAACATTGGAGTCACGACCCCTTTGAGGCCTTCAAGGATGCTGAAGGGTACATCTATGCCCGGGGTGCCCAGGACATGAAGTGTGTCAGCATCCA GTACCTGGAGGCTGTGAGGAGACTAAAGGTTGAGGGCCACCATTTCCCCAGAACAATCCACATGACCTTTGTGCCAG atgaggagattgGAGGTCATGGAGGCATGGAACTGTTCGTGCAGCGGCCTGAATTCCAGGCCCTAAGGGCTGGCTTTGCCCTGGATGAGG GCTTGGCCAACCCCACTGATGCCTTCACTGTCTATTATAGTGAGCGGAGCATCTGGT GGGTGCGGGTCACGAGCACTGGGAAGCCAGGCCATGCCTCGCTCTTCACCGAGGACACAGCAGCAGAGAAGCTG GCTTTTGAGGAGCAGCTGCAGAGCTGGTGCCAGGCAGCTGGAGAGGGGGTCACCTTCGAGTTTGTTCAG AAGTTCACGGAGCCCCGAGTGACATCTACTGATGACTCAGACCCCTGGTGGGCAGCATTTAGTGGAGTCTTCAAGGACAT GAACCTCACTCTGGAGCCAGAGATCTTCCCTGCTGCCACTGACAGCCGCTATCTCCGCAAG GTGGGGGTCCCAGCTCTGGGCTTCTCACCCATGAACTGCACACCCAGGCTGCTGCACGATCATGATGAACGGCTGCATGAGGCTGTGTTCCTCTGTGGGGTTGACATATACACACggctgctgcctgccctggccagCGTGCCTGCCCTGCCCAGTGACAGCTGA
- the ACY1 gene encoding aminoacylase-1 isoform X1, with amino-acid sequence MASKGPEGEHPSVTLFRQYLRIRTVHPEPDYGAVVAFLEERAHQLGLGCQKVEVAPGRVVTVLTWPGTNPRLSSLLLNSHTDVVPVFKEHWSHDPFEAFKDAEGYIYARGAQDMKCVSIQYLEAVRRLKVEGHHFPRTIHMTFVPDEEIGGHGGMELFVQRPEFQALRAGFALDEGLANPTDAFTVYYSERSIWWVRVTSTGKPGHASLFTEDTAAEKLHKVVSSILAFREKERQRLQSNPHLKLGAVTTVNLTKLEGGVAINVVPATLSASFDIRLAPDVDLKAFEEQLQSWCQAAGEGVTFEFVQKFTEPRVTSTDDSDPWWAAFSGVFKDMNLTLEPEIFPAATDSRYLRKVGVPALGFSPMNCTPRLLHDHDERLHEAVFLCGVDIYTRLLPALASVPALPSDS; translated from the exons GGGCTGTGGTGGCCTTCCTTGAGGAGAGAGCCCACCAGCTGGGCCTGGGCTGTCAGAAAGTGGAG GTGGCACCTGGCCGTGTGGTGACTGTGCTGACCTGGCCAGGCACCAACCCCAGACTCTCCTCCCTCTTGCTCAATTCCCACACAGATGTGGTGCCTGTCTTCAAG GAACATTGGAGTCACGACCCCTTTGAGGCCTTCAAGGATGCTGAAGGGTACATCTATGCCCGGGGTGCCCAGGACATGAAGTGTGTCAGCATCCA GTACCTGGAGGCTGTGAGGAGACTAAAGGTTGAGGGCCACCATTTCCCCAGAACAATCCACATGACCTTTGTGCCAG atgaggagattgGAGGTCATGGAGGCATGGAACTGTTCGTGCAGCGGCCTGAATTCCAGGCCCTAAGGGCTGGCTTTGCCCTGGATGAGG GCTTGGCCAACCCCACTGATGCCTTCACTGTCTATTATAGTGAGCGGAGCATCTGGT GGGTGCGGGTCACGAGCACTGGGAAGCCAGGCCATGCCTCGCTCTTCACCGAGGACACAGCAGCAGAGAAGCTG CACAAGGTTGTGAGCTCCATCCTGGCTTTCCGGGAGAaggagaggcagag GCTGCAGTCAAACCCCCACCTGAAGCTGGGGGCTGTGACCACCGTGAACCTGACTAAGCTAGAGGGTGGCGTGGCAATTAATGTGGTACCTGCCACTCTGAGCGCCAGCTTTGACATCCGCCTAGCACCGGATGTGGACCTGAAG GCTTTTGAGGAGCAGCTGCAGAGCTGGTGCCAGGCAGCTGGAGAGGGGGTCACCTTCGAGTTTGTTCAG AAGTTCACGGAGCCCCGAGTGACATCTACTGATGACTCAGACCCCTGGTGGGCAGCATTTAGTGGAGTCTTCAAGGACAT GAACCTCACTCTGGAGCCAGAGATCTTCCCTGCTGCCACTGACAGCCGCTATCTCCGCAAG GTGGGGGTCCCAGCTCTGGGCTTCTCACCCATGAACTGCACACCCAGGCTGCTGCACGATCATGATGAACGGCTGCATGAGGCTGTGTTCCTCTGTGGGGTTGACATATACACACggctgctgcctgccctggccagCGTGCCTGCCCTGCCCAGTGACAGCTGA
- the ACY1 gene encoding aminoacylase-1 isoform X2 has product MASKGPEGEHPSVTLFRQYLRIRTVHPEPDYGAVVAFLEERAHQLGLGCQKVEVAPGRVVTVLTWPGTNPRLSSLLLNSHTDVVPVFKEHWSHDPFEAFKDAEGYIYARGAQDMKCVSIQYLEAVRRLKVEGHHFPRTIHMTFVPDEEIGGHGGMELFVQRPEFQALRAGFALDEGLANPTDAFTVYYSERSIWWVRVTSTGKPGHASLFTEDTAAEKLHKVVSSILAFREKERQRLQSNPHLKLGAVTTVNLTKLEGGVAINVVPATLSASFDIRLAPDVDLKAFEEQLQSWCQAAGEGVTFEFVQKFTEPRVTSTDDSDPWWAAFSGVFKDMNLTLEPEIFPAATDSRYLRKTGAGQLGKGVFTPLS; this is encoded by the exons GGGCTGTGGTGGCCTTCCTTGAGGAGAGAGCCCACCAGCTGGGCCTGGGCTGTCAGAAAGTGGAG GTGGCACCTGGCCGTGTGGTGACTGTGCTGACCTGGCCAGGCACCAACCCCAGACTCTCCTCCCTCTTGCTCAATTCCCACACAGATGTGGTGCCTGTCTTCAAG GAACATTGGAGTCACGACCCCTTTGAGGCCTTCAAGGATGCTGAAGGGTACATCTATGCCCGGGGTGCCCAGGACATGAAGTGTGTCAGCATCCA GTACCTGGAGGCTGTGAGGAGACTAAAGGTTGAGGGCCACCATTTCCCCAGAACAATCCACATGACCTTTGTGCCAG atgaggagattgGAGGTCATGGAGGCATGGAACTGTTCGTGCAGCGGCCTGAATTCCAGGCCCTAAGGGCTGGCTTTGCCCTGGATGAGG GCTTGGCCAACCCCACTGATGCCTTCACTGTCTATTATAGTGAGCGGAGCATCTGGT GGGTGCGGGTCACGAGCACTGGGAAGCCAGGCCATGCCTCGCTCTTCACCGAGGACACAGCAGCAGAGAAGCTG CACAAGGTTGTGAGCTCCATCCTGGCTTTCCGGGAGAaggagaggcagag GCTGCAGTCAAACCCCCACCTGAAGCTGGGGGCTGTGACCACCGTGAACCTGACTAAGCTAGAGGGTGGCGTGGCAATTAATGTGGTACCTGCCACTCTGAGCGCCAGCTTTGACATCCGCCTAGCACCGGATGTGGACCTGAAG GCTTTTGAGGAGCAGCTGCAGAGCTGGTGCCAGGCAGCTGGAGAGGGGGTCACCTTCGAGTTTGTTCAG AAGTTCACGGAGCCCCGAGTGACATCTACTGATGACTCAGACCCCTGGTGGGCAGCATTTAGTGGAGTCTTCAAGGACAT GAACCTCACTCTGGAGCCAGAGATCTTCCCTGCTGCCACTGACAGCCGCTATCTCCGCAAG ACTGGAGCAGGACAACTGGGAAAAGGAGTCTTCACGCCCCTGTCCTAG
- the ACY1 gene encoding aminoacylase-1 isoform X3, with the protein MVAPGRVVTVLTWPGTNPRLSSLLLNSHTDVVPVFKEHWSHDPFEAFKDAEGYIYARGAQDMKCVSIQYLEAVRRLKVEGHHFPRTIHMTFVPDEEIGGHGGMELFVQRPEFQALRAGFALDEGLANPTDAFTVYYSERSIWWVRVTSTGKPGHASLFTEDTAAEKLHKVVSSILAFREKERQRLQSNPHLKLGAVTTVNLTKLEGGVAINVVPATLSASFDIRLAPDVDLKAFEEQLQSWCQAAGEGVTFEFVQKFTEPRVTSTDDSDPWWAAFSGVFKDMNLTLEPEIFPAATDSRYLRKVGVPALGFSPMNCTPRLLHDHDERLHEAVFLCGVDIYTRLLPALASVPALPSDS; encoded by the exons GTGGCACCTGGCCGTGTGGTGACTGTGCTGACCTGGCCAGGCACCAACCCCAGACTCTCCTCCCTCTTGCTCAATTCCCACACAGATGTGGTGCCTGTCTTCAAG GAACATTGGAGTCACGACCCCTTTGAGGCCTTCAAGGATGCTGAAGGGTACATCTATGCCCGGGGTGCCCAGGACATGAAGTGTGTCAGCATCCA GTACCTGGAGGCTGTGAGGAGACTAAAGGTTGAGGGCCACCATTTCCCCAGAACAATCCACATGACCTTTGTGCCAG atgaggagattgGAGGTCATGGAGGCATGGAACTGTTCGTGCAGCGGCCTGAATTCCAGGCCCTAAGGGCTGGCTTTGCCCTGGATGAGG GCTTGGCCAACCCCACTGATGCCTTCACTGTCTATTATAGTGAGCGGAGCATCTGGT GGGTGCGGGTCACGAGCACTGGGAAGCCAGGCCATGCCTCGCTCTTCACCGAGGACACAGCAGCAGAGAAGCTG CACAAGGTTGTGAGCTCCATCCTGGCTTTCCGGGAGAaggagaggcagag GCTGCAGTCAAACCCCCACCTGAAGCTGGGGGCTGTGACCACCGTGAACCTGACTAAGCTAGAGGGTGGCGTGGCAATTAATGTGGTACCTGCCACTCTGAGCGCCAGCTTTGACATCCGCCTAGCACCGGATGTGGACCTGAAG GCTTTTGAGGAGCAGCTGCAGAGCTGGTGCCAGGCAGCTGGAGAGGGGGTCACCTTCGAGTTTGTTCAG AAGTTCACGGAGCCCCGAGTGACATCTACTGATGACTCAGACCCCTGGTGGGCAGCATTTAGTGGAGTCTTCAAGGACAT GAACCTCACTCTGGAGCCAGAGATCTTCCCTGCTGCCACTGACAGCCGCTATCTCCGCAAG GTGGGGGTCCCAGCTCTGGGCTTCTCACCCATGAACTGCACACCCAGGCTGCTGCACGATCATGATGAACGGCTGCATGAGGCTGTGTTCCTCTGTGGGGTTGACATATACACACggctgctgcctgccctggccagCGTGCCTGCCCTGCCCAGTGACAGCTGA
- the RPL29 gene encoding large ribosomal subunit protein eL29: MAKSKNHTTHNQSRKWHRNGIKKPRSQRYESLKGVDPKFLRNMRFAKKHNKKGLKKMQANNAKAMSAHAEAIKALVKPKEVKPKIPKSGSRKLNRLTYIAHPKLGKRARARIAKGLRLCRPKAKAKAQTKAQAVAATAAQAPKGAQAPTKAPE, encoded by the exons ATGGCCAAGTCCAAGAACCACACCACGCACAACCAGT CGCGAAAATGGCACAGAAACGGCATCAAGAAACCTCGATCACAAAGATACGAATCTCTTAAGGGG GTGGACCCCAAGTTCCTGAGGAACATGCGCTTTGCCAAGAAGCACAACAAGAAGGGCCTGAAGAAGATGCAGGCCAATAATGCCAAGGCCATGAGTGCACATGCCGAGGCTATCAAGGCTCTTGTAAAGCCCAAGGAAGTCAAGCCCAAGATCCCAAAGAGCGGCAGCCGCAAGCTCAACCGACTTACCTACATCGCTCACCCCAAGCTCGGGAAACGTGCTCGTGCCCGCATCGCCAAGGGTCTCAGGCTCTGCCGGCCAAAAGCCAAGGCCAAGGCTCAAACCAaggcccaggctgtggctgcGACTGCGGCTCAGGCTCCCAAAGGTGCCCAGGCCCCCACGAAGGCTCCAGAGTAG